Proteins encoded in a region of the Neoarius graeffei isolate fNeoGra1 chromosome 3, fNeoGra1.pri, whole genome shotgun sequence genome:
- the map9 gene encoding microtubule-associated protein 9 isoform X2, with amino-acid sequence MAEEDEEDEFCTTLAYSRSRKTSRRTTFQDELEAAVNERAVRNRVSHLNFDDEDDDGDVFNDLLKTRRKKINMFKTARIKTSINDFKLSDEEEENIRPKKVSFLKSQRNSDNLKSDTHRLDALRSDTLRSDTLRSDVLRSDTLRLDTLRSDALRSDTLRSDTLRLDALRSDTLRSDRSMNKGQSQDRSHQDSEMTSHSESPVQWNSQSESPSVRKNQSESSACRKSLSESPMPLYSENSQWESNSECVLEAIPPTPAPRQRAPHSPISAHDEKDRRTQTPPSRAATSPVSNTSMSSQTARNSGSNTKQEVESVTVNTGSRSLEGAEGTDFSAAEQRKEEEYKSSEFSPVTDSEMSTTWRARSSASTPGSSKKSRSTSSYSVESRYLGTLKVLEQNLCLQETGLDTADSLRATVYQDWLKKKEEKLQVTFRSKKQEEKLKEEKKIEEETRKKAEAKASYEAWKEKKREALREKIREKRELMQKLQKEMDDKEERKETAKRVFEKWKREHDDLRRKQLQKQVQTESRLKEKKEKEKEQKERESSSSFTQWSDRKKAVTEDKLKSERRKKEIKAIEENYEKEERERTALDMYEKWLRKKEFQQKQEQRGKKTKVTVVEEPPPPWSPPNKTIPFGK; translated from the exons ATGGCTGAGGAGGACGAAGAGGATGAGTTCTGCACCACTCTGGCCTACAGCAGGAGCCGAAAAACCTCCCGAAGAACCACCTTCCAG gacGAGCTGGAAGCAGCGGTTAATGAGAGAGCTGTCAGGAACAGAGTTTCTCATTTGAACTTTGATGACGAAGACGATGATGGTG ATGTCTTCAACGATCTGCTGAAAACGAGGAGGAAGAAGATCAACATGTTCAAAACTGCAAGAATAAAAACTTCGATCAATGACTTTAAACtatcagatgaggaggaggagaacaTCAGACCCAAAAAAGTCTCATTCCTGAAGAGCCAGAGGAACTCTGACAATCTCAAATCAGACACTCACAGATTGGATGCTTTAAGATCAGATACTCTCAGATCAGATACTCTCAGATCGGATGTTTTAAGATCAGATACTCTCAGATTGGATACTCTCAGATCGGATGCTTTAAGATCAGATACTCTCAGATCAGACACTCTCAGATTGGATGCTTTAAGATCAGACACTCTCAGATCAGACAGAAGTATGAACAAGGGTCAGAGTCAAGACAGAAGTCACCAAGACTCAGAGATGACCTCACACTCTGAATCACCTGTACAAtggaacagccaatcagaatctccCTCAGTGAGGAAGAACCAATCAGAGTCTTCTGCCTGCAGGAAGAGCCTGTCAGAATCGCCCATGCCTCTGTATTCAGAGAACAGCCAATGGGAATCAAACTCTGAGT GTGTGTTAGAGGCCATACCCCCGACACCTGCCCCCCGTCAGAGAGCTCCTCACTCACCTATCAGTGCACATGATGAAAAGGACAGACGAACACAAACTCCACCCAGCAGAGCTGCTACGTCGCCTGTATCCAACACCTCCATGTCCTCTCAGACCGCAAGGAATTCTGGGAGCAACACCAAACAG GAGGTTGAGTCTGTGACAGTGAACACAGGCTCCAGGTCACTAGAGGGCGCCGAGGGTACAG ATTTCTCAGCAGCAGAACAGAGAAAAGAGGAAGAATATAAG AGTTCAGAATTCTCTCCTGTAACAGACAGTGAAATGTCCACCACATGGCGAGCCAG ATCTTCAGCTTCCACACCAGGAAGCTCCAAAAAGTCCAGGAGCACCTCATCGTACAGCGTAGAGTCCAGATATCTGGGGACGTTAAAGGTTCTGGAGCAGAATTTGTGTTTACAGGAGACGGGATTGGACACTGCAGATTCCCTAAGAGCAACCGTTTATCAG GACTGGCTcaagaagaaagaagagaaacTGCAGGTGACATTTAGATCTAAAAAACAAGAAGAAAAACTGAAAGAGGAGAAAAAAATTGAG GAGGAGACAAGGAAGAAAGCTGAAGCTAAAGCCTCTTATGAAGCCTGGAAAGAAAAGAAACGTGAAGCACTGAGAGAGAAGATCAGAGAAAAACGGGAGTTGATGCAAAAGCTGCAGAAAGAGATGGACGATAAAGAGGAAAGGAAAGAAACTGCAAAACGG GTTTTTGAGAAATGGAAGCGAGAACATGATGACCTCCGTCGTAAGCAGCTCCAGAAACAGGTGCAGACTGAAAGCAGGCtgaaagagaaaaaagagaaggagaaagagcagAAGGAAAGAGAGAGCAGTTCTTCATTCACTCAGTG GAGTGACAGGAAGAAGGCGGTCACTGAGGACAAGCTGAAGTCTGAACGCAGGAAGAAGGAAATAAAAGCGATCGAGGAGAACTATGAGAAGGAAGAAAGAGAAAGGACGGCGCTGGACATGTATGAAAAATGGCTG agaaagaaagagtttCAGCAGAAACAAGAGCAAAGAGGAAAAAAGACGAAGGTGACTGTGGTGGAGGAGCCACCGCCCCCGTGGAGCCCCCCGAACAAAACCATCCCGTTTGGCAAATAA
- the map9 gene encoding microtubule-associated protein 9 isoform X1 yields the protein MAEEDEEDEFCTTLAYSRSRKTSRRTTFQDELEAAVNERAVRNRVSHLNFDDEDDDGDVFNDLLKTRRKKINMFKTARIKTSINDFKLSDEEEENIRPKKVSFLKSQRNSDNLKSDTHRLDALRSDTLRSDTLRSDVLRSDTLRLDTLRSDALRSDTLRSDTLRLDALRSDTLRSDRSMNKGQSQDRSHQDSEMTSHSESPVQWNSQSESPSVRKNQSESSACRKSLSESPMPLYSENSQWESNSECVLEAIPPTPAPRQRAPHSPISAHDEKDRRTQTPPSRAATSPVSNTSMSSQTARNSGSNTKQEVESVTVNTGSRSLEGAEGTDFSAAEQRKEEEYKQSSEFSPVTDSEMSTTWRARSSASTPGSSKKSRSTSSYSVESRYLGTLKVLEQNLCLQETGLDTADSLRATVYQDWLKKKEEKLQVTFRSKKQEEKLKEEKKIEEETRKKAEAKASYEAWKEKKREALREKIREKRELMQKLQKEMDDKEERKETAKRVFEKWKREHDDLRRKQLQKQVQTESRLKEKKEKEKEQKERESSSSFTQWSDRKKAVTEDKLKSERRKKEIKAIEENYEKEERERTALDMYEKWLRKKEFQQKQEQRGKKTKVTVVEEPPPPWSPPNKTIPFGK from the exons ATGGCTGAGGAGGACGAAGAGGATGAGTTCTGCACCACTCTGGCCTACAGCAGGAGCCGAAAAACCTCCCGAAGAACCACCTTCCAG gacGAGCTGGAAGCAGCGGTTAATGAGAGAGCTGTCAGGAACAGAGTTTCTCATTTGAACTTTGATGACGAAGACGATGATGGTG ATGTCTTCAACGATCTGCTGAAAACGAGGAGGAAGAAGATCAACATGTTCAAAACTGCAAGAATAAAAACTTCGATCAATGACTTTAAACtatcagatgaggaggaggagaacaTCAGACCCAAAAAAGTCTCATTCCTGAAGAGCCAGAGGAACTCTGACAATCTCAAATCAGACACTCACAGATTGGATGCTTTAAGATCAGATACTCTCAGATCAGATACTCTCAGATCGGATGTTTTAAGATCAGATACTCTCAGATTGGATACTCTCAGATCGGATGCTTTAAGATCAGATACTCTCAGATCAGACACTCTCAGATTGGATGCTTTAAGATCAGACACTCTCAGATCAGACAGAAGTATGAACAAGGGTCAGAGTCAAGACAGAAGTCACCAAGACTCAGAGATGACCTCACACTCTGAATCACCTGTACAAtggaacagccaatcagaatctccCTCAGTGAGGAAGAACCAATCAGAGTCTTCTGCCTGCAGGAAGAGCCTGTCAGAATCGCCCATGCCTCTGTATTCAGAGAACAGCCAATGGGAATCAAACTCTGAGT GTGTGTTAGAGGCCATACCCCCGACACCTGCCCCCCGTCAGAGAGCTCCTCACTCACCTATCAGTGCACATGATGAAAAGGACAGACGAACACAAACTCCACCCAGCAGAGCTGCTACGTCGCCTGTATCCAACACCTCCATGTCCTCTCAGACCGCAAGGAATTCTGGGAGCAACACCAAACAG GAGGTTGAGTCTGTGACAGTGAACACAGGCTCCAGGTCACTAGAGGGCGCCGAGGGTACAG ATTTCTCAGCAGCAGAACAGAGAAAAGAGGAAGAATATAAG cAGAGTTCAGAATTCTCTCCTGTAACAGACAGTGAAATGTCCACCACATGGCGAGCCAG ATCTTCAGCTTCCACACCAGGAAGCTCCAAAAAGTCCAGGAGCACCTCATCGTACAGCGTAGAGTCCAGATATCTGGGGACGTTAAAGGTTCTGGAGCAGAATTTGTGTTTACAGGAGACGGGATTGGACACTGCAGATTCCCTAAGAGCAACCGTTTATCAG GACTGGCTcaagaagaaagaagagaaacTGCAGGTGACATTTAGATCTAAAAAACAAGAAGAAAAACTGAAAGAGGAGAAAAAAATTGAG GAGGAGACAAGGAAGAAAGCTGAAGCTAAAGCCTCTTATGAAGCCTGGAAAGAAAAGAAACGTGAAGCACTGAGAGAGAAGATCAGAGAAAAACGGGAGTTGATGCAAAAGCTGCAGAAAGAGATGGACGATAAAGAGGAAAGGAAAGAAACTGCAAAACGG GTTTTTGAGAAATGGAAGCGAGAACATGATGACCTCCGTCGTAAGCAGCTCCAGAAACAGGTGCAGACTGAAAGCAGGCtgaaagagaaaaaagagaaggagaaagagcagAAGGAAAGAGAGAGCAGTTCTTCATTCACTCAGTG GAGTGACAGGAAGAAGGCGGTCACTGAGGACAAGCTGAAGTCTGAACGCAGGAAGAAGGAAATAAAAGCGATCGAGGAGAACTATGAGAAGGAAGAAAGAGAAAGGACGGCGCTGGACATGTATGAAAAATGGCTG agaaagaaagagtttCAGCAGAAACAAGAGCAAAGAGGAAAAAAGACGAAGGTGACTGTGGTGGAGGAGCCACCGCCCCCGTGGAGCCCCCCGAACAAAACCATCCCGTTTGGCAAATAA